A portion of the Carya illinoinensis cultivar Pawnee chromosome 11, C.illinoinensisPawnee_v1, whole genome shotgun sequence genome contains these proteins:
- the LOC122281782 gene encoding conserved oligomeric Golgi complex subunit 2 produces MADPILAATPPRSATDFFSDPLDSHPLWFKPSLFLSANFDSESYISELRTFVPFDTLRSELDAHLASLNHELIDLINRDYADFVNLSTKLVDVDASVVRMRAPLVELREKIEQYRGSVDRSLVALRNGLNQRSEAASARETLELLLDTYKVVSKVEKLIKELPSMPADWSNGDADLAEKNSTSNGISTQHVENGTNLRETQSMLLERIASEMNRLKFYMAHAQNLPFIENMEKRIQSASLLLDAILGHCFTDGLEHQDANAIYNCLRAYAAIDNTRSAEEIFRTTIVAPLIQKIIPHETSAVVAGSSTDELENDYQQIKQSIDKDCKFLLEISSTENSGLHVFDFLANSILKEVLLAIQKGKPGAFSPGRPTEFLKNYKSSLDFLALLEGYCPSRSAVAKFRSEAVYIEFMKQWNIGVYFSLRFQEIAGALDSALNATSLVPVQNVLSAQGNSLELTLKQSVTLLESLRSCWREDVLVLSCSDKFLRLSLQLLSRYSNWLSSGLAARKVGNTGSSPGCEWAISAVPEDFIYIIHDINFLAKEICGDYLERVLKLLSSCSADVLDSIKQSILQGGKSLKDLVPLLINTIIEALVEKSIEDLRQLKGITATYRMTNKPLPVRHSPYVSVVLRPLKALLDGERATIYLTRETKSELLHGAATEITGRYYELAADLVSVARKTESSLQRIRQGAQRRAGASSDVSDHNVSDTDKICMQLFLDIQEYGRNLSALGVDAANIPAYRSLWQYVAPPDRQSTINL; encoded by the exons ATGGCGGATCCGATCCTGGCAGCAACACCGCCGAGATCCGCCACGGACTTCTTCTCCGACCCTCTCGATTCTCACCCACTCTGGTTCAAgccctctctcttcctctccgcgAACTTCGACTCGGAATCCTATATCTCCGAGCTCCGAACCTTCGTTCCCTTCGATACTCTCCGATCCGAACTCGATGCCCATCTCGCTTCCCTCAACCACGAGCTCATCGACCTGATTAACCGCGACTACGCCGACTTCGTTAATCTCAGTACCAAACTCGTGGATGTTGATGCTTCGGTGGTGCGAATGCGGGCCCCGCTGGTCGAGCTCCGAGAAAAGATCGAGCAGTACAGGGGTTCCGTGGATCGCTCGCTCGTGGCTCTCAGAAATGGATTGAATCAGAGGTCGGAGGCCGCGTCTGCGAGAGAGACCCTGGAGCTTTTGCTCGACACATATAAAGTGGTGTCGAAG GTTGAAAAACTAATAAAAGAACTACCGAGTATGCCTGCTGATTGGTCAAATGGAGATGCAGATTTGGCTGAGAAGAATTCTACGAGCAATGGGATTTCCACACAACATGTTGAGAATGGGACAAACCTCAGAGAGACTCAGAGCATGCTTTTGGAGAGAATTGCCAGTGAGATGAATCGGTTGAAGTTCTATATGGCTCATGCACAG AACCTGCCCTTCATTGAAAACATGGAGAAGAGGATTCAGAGTGCTAGCCTATTATTAGATGCAATTTTAGGACATTGTTTCACAGATGGGCTTGAGCACCAGGATGCGAATGCAATTTACAATTGTTTACGTGCTTATGCCGCTATTGATAACACTAGGAGTGCAGAAGAAATTTTTCGTACAACTATAGTTGCTCCATTGATACAGAAAATTATCCCACATGAGACATCAGCGGTAGTTGCAGGGTCATCCACAGATGAACTCGAGAATGATTATCAGCAAATCAAGCAAAGTATAGATAAAGACTGTAAATTCTTACTGGAAATTTCTTCTACAG AAAATTCAGGCTTGCATGTATTTGACTTCTTGGCCAATTCCATCCTTAAAGAGGTTCTTCTTGCAATCCAAAAGGGAAAACCAGGCGCTTTTTCTCCAGGAAGGCCCACGgaattcttaaaaaattataaatcaagcCTAGATTTCTTGGCTCTTCTAGAAG GGTACTGCCCATCTAGATCTGCTGTTGCTAAATTCCGATCAGAAGCTGTGTACATTGAGTTCATGAAGCAATGGAACATTGGggtttatttctctttgag GTTTCAGGAAATAGCAGGGGCTTTAGATTCTGCACTCAATGCCACCAGTCTTGTGCCTGTTCAAAATGTGCTTTCTGCTCAAGGAAATTCTCTTGAATTGACTTTAAAACAAAGTGTTACTTTGTTGGAGAGCTTGAGATCCTGCTGGAGAGAAGATGTTCTTGTCCTCTCTTGCTCTGACAAGTTTCTTCGATTATCTTTGCAGCTTCTTTCGAG ATACTCAAATTGGTTGTCATCTGGACTGGCTGCTCGTAAAGTGGGTAATACAGGCTCCAGCCCTGGATGTGAATGGGCTATTTCAGCTGTCCCAGAGGATTTTATCTAT ATCATTCATGACATAAATTTTCTGGCCAAGGAGATTTGTGGTGACTACCTGGAACGAGTACTCAAACTTCTGTCTTCATGCTCTGCCGATGTTCTTGATTCAATAAAACAGAGCATTTTACAAGGTGGAAAGTCATTGAAGGATTTGGTTCCTCTGTTAATTAATACAATAATAGAGGCACTAGTTGAAAAGTCAATTGAG GACTTGAGACAGCTGAAGGGAATAACCGCAACTTACAGGATGACTAATAAACCTCTTCCTGTCAGACATTCACCATATGTGTCTGTGGTATTGCGACCCCTGAAG GCTCTTTTGGATGGAGAGCGAGCTACAATATACTTGACTAGGGAAACTAAGAGCGAACTACTGCATGGTGCTGCAACTGAGATCACTGGTCGTTATTACGAATTAGCTGCTGATCTTGTCAGCGTG GCTAGGAAAACGGAGTCTTCACTCCAGAGAATACGACAAGGGGCACAAAGACGAGCTGGAGCAAGCTCAGATGTGTCGGATCATAATGTGTCTGACACGGACAAGATCTGTATGCAACTATTCCTTGATATTCAG GAGTACGGTCGCAACCTCTCTGCCCTTGGGGTTGACGCAGCCAATATTCCAGCATATCGTTCTTTGTGGCAGTATGTTGCTCCTCCAGATAGACAGAGTACGATTAATTTGTAG
- the LOC122280564 gene encoding uridine kinase-like protein 2, chloroplastic isoform X1, whose product MAEETTTPSAAMEYPIEAASGVHFSGLRPDGLLVSPASSPASSSSQRVLSSIPVSPGDLSAPPKQPFVIGVSGGTASGKTTVCDMIIQQLHDHRVVLVNQDSFYRGLTDDELKHVHEYNFDHPDAFDTEQLLECIGKLKSGQPVHVPIYSFKDHRRCCDSFRQVNASDVIILEGILVFHDQRVRNLMNMRIFVDADADTRLARRIKRDTGERSRDVHSVLEQYSKFVKPAFDDFILPSKKYADVIIPRGGENHVAIDLIVQHIRTKLGQHNLCKIYPNLNVILSTFQIRGMHTLIRDREIAKHDFVFYSDRLIRLVVEHGLGYLPFTEKQVITPTGSVYTGVNFCKKLCGVSIIRSGESMENALRACCKGIKIGKILIHRTGDNGKQLIYEKLPKDISKRHVLLLDPVLATGNSAIQAIGLLVRKGVPESQIIFLNLISAPEGIHRVYKQFPSLKIVTSEIDVALNDEFHVLPGMGDFGDRYFGTDDV is encoded by the exons ATGGCTGAAGAAACAACAACGCCCTCTGCAGCAATGGAGTACCCGATTGAAGCAGCCTCCGGCGTCCACTTCTCCGGTTTACGTCCCGACGGCCTTCTCGTCTCCCCCGCGTCGTCTCCAGCTTCCTCGTCTTCTCAACGTGTTTTGTCCTCCATCCCTGTAAGCCCCGGTGATCTTAGCGCACCTCCCAAACAGCCCTTCGTCATCG GGGTATCGGGAGGTACGGCATCGGGCAAGACGACGGTGTGTGACATGATAATTCAACAACTCCATGACCATAGGGTTGTGCTTGTTAATCAG GACTCATTCTACCGTGGCCTAACAGATGACGAATTGAAACATGTCCACGAGTATAATTTTGATCACCCAG ATGCATTTGACACAGAACAACTCTTAGAGTGCATTGGCAAGCTTAAATCTGGTCAGCCTGTTCATGTGCCAATATACAGTTTTAAGGACCATCGAAGGTGCTGTGACAGTTTTAGGCAg GTCAATGCATCTGATGTAATCATATTGGAGGGGATATTGGTTTTTCATGATCAACGTGTCCGCAACTTGATGAATATGAGGATTTTTGTCGATGCAG ACGCTGATACAAGGCTCGCCCGAAGAATAAAGCGTGACACTGGTGAGAGGAGCAGAGATGTACACTCTGTTCTTGAACAG TATTCAAAGTTTGTCAAGCCGGCATTTGATGATTTTATTCTTCCATCGAAGAAGTATGCCGATGTCATCATACCCCGGGGTGGCGAGAATCATGTAGCAATCGATTTAATTGTGCAGCATATCCGCACAAAGCTTGGTCAGCATAACCTCTGCAAGATATATCCCAATCTGAATGTAATTCTTTCTACATTCCAG ATAAGAGGCATGCACACTCTGATTCGTGATAGGGAAATAGCAAAACATGACTTCGTTTTTTACTCAGATCGTCTAATTCGTCTG GTGGTGGAACACGGTCTTGGTTACTTGCCTTTCACAGAGAAGCAAGTAATCACTCCTACAG GATCAGTGTACACTGGAGTTAATTTCTGCAAGAAATTATGTGGTGTATCCATTATTAGAAG TGGAGAGAGCATGGAGAACGCACTACGTGCATGCTGTAAAGGAATTAAAATTGGAAAAATCCTCATCCACCGTACAGGTGACAATGGGAAACAG CTAATATATGAGAAGCTTCCAAAAGATATTTCAAAACGGCATGTGCTCCTTTTGGATCCAGTTCTTGCTACTG GTAATTCTGCCATCCAAGCAATTGGACTTCTTGTAAGAAAGGGTGTCCCGGAGTCTCAAATTATTTTCCTCAACCTCATATCT GCTCCTGAGGGTATACATCGAGTATACAAACAGTTTCCATCCCTAAAAATCGTGACTTCAGAGATTGACGTGGCACTAAATGATGAATTCCATGTGTTACCAGGGATGGGTGACTTTGGTGACCGCTACTTTGGAACTGATGACGTTTAG
- the LOC122280564 gene encoding uridine kinase-like protein 1, chloroplastic isoform X2 translates to MIIQQLHDHRVVLVNQDSFYRGLTDDELKHVHEYNFDHPDAFDTEQLLECIGKLKSGQPVHVPIYSFKDHRRCCDSFRQVNASDVIILEGILVFHDQRVRNLMNMRIFVDADADTRLARRIKRDTGERSRDVHSVLEQYSKFVKPAFDDFILPSKKYADVIIPRGGENHVAIDLIVQHIRTKLGQHNLCKIYPNLNVILSTFQIRGMHTLIRDREIAKHDFVFYSDRLIRLVVEHGLGYLPFTEKQVITPTGSVYTGVNFCKKLCGVSIIRSGESMENALRACCKGIKIGKILIHRTGDNGKQLIYEKLPKDISKRHVLLLDPVLATGNSAIQAIGLLVRKGVPESQIIFLNLISAPEGIHRVYKQFPSLKIVTSEIDVALNDEFHVLPGMGDFGDRYFGTDDV, encoded by the exons ATGATAATTCAACAACTCCATGACCATAGGGTTGTGCTTGTTAATCAG GACTCATTCTACCGTGGCCTAACAGATGACGAATTGAAACATGTCCACGAGTATAATTTTGATCACCCAG ATGCATTTGACACAGAACAACTCTTAGAGTGCATTGGCAAGCTTAAATCTGGTCAGCCTGTTCATGTGCCAATATACAGTTTTAAGGACCATCGAAGGTGCTGTGACAGTTTTAGGCAg GTCAATGCATCTGATGTAATCATATTGGAGGGGATATTGGTTTTTCATGATCAACGTGTCCGCAACTTGATGAATATGAGGATTTTTGTCGATGCAG ACGCTGATACAAGGCTCGCCCGAAGAATAAAGCGTGACACTGGTGAGAGGAGCAGAGATGTACACTCTGTTCTTGAACAG TATTCAAAGTTTGTCAAGCCGGCATTTGATGATTTTATTCTTCCATCGAAGAAGTATGCCGATGTCATCATACCCCGGGGTGGCGAGAATCATGTAGCAATCGATTTAATTGTGCAGCATATCCGCACAAAGCTTGGTCAGCATAACCTCTGCAAGATATATCCCAATCTGAATGTAATTCTTTCTACATTCCAG ATAAGAGGCATGCACACTCTGATTCGTGATAGGGAAATAGCAAAACATGACTTCGTTTTTTACTCAGATCGTCTAATTCGTCTG GTGGTGGAACACGGTCTTGGTTACTTGCCTTTCACAGAGAAGCAAGTAATCACTCCTACAG GATCAGTGTACACTGGAGTTAATTTCTGCAAGAAATTATGTGGTGTATCCATTATTAGAAG TGGAGAGAGCATGGAGAACGCACTACGTGCATGCTGTAAAGGAATTAAAATTGGAAAAATCCTCATCCACCGTACAGGTGACAATGGGAAACAG CTAATATATGAGAAGCTTCCAAAAGATATTTCAAAACGGCATGTGCTCCTTTTGGATCCAGTTCTTGCTACTG GTAATTCTGCCATCCAAGCAATTGGACTTCTTGTAAGAAAGGGTGTCCCGGAGTCTCAAATTATTTTCCTCAACCTCATATCT GCTCCTGAGGGTATACATCGAGTATACAAACAGTTTCCATCCCTAAAAATCGTGACTTCAGAGATTGACGTGGCACTAAATGATGAATTCCATGTGTTACCAGGGATGGGTGACTTTGGTGACCGCTACTTTGGAACTGATGACGTTTAG